DNA sequence from the Pedobacter schmidteae genome:
ATTGTGATTTTTGAACGCAATAAAAAAACCGGTACCCTAAGGGATACCGGGAAAAGGATCGAACTGGGCTCGCCCGTTTGTTTGCTTTTTGCACCTATTAAATAAATAAAAAGTATTTTATATAAACCAGTGCCAAGCGGCGCGGCTAGGTTCCGTATAATTTATGTGCTTCAGCAATAACCTTATTATAATAATTGACATAATCGGGCAGAATTTTCTTTAAATCAAAATCTTTTGCCCTGGCAAATGCATTTTCTTTAAATTGTTGCAACACCTCGTCGCTCTGCAAAATATGTATGGCTTTATTAGCCATATCTTCCACATCTCCAACATTACTCATAAAGCCCGAAAAGCCATCCACGTTTAACTCCGGTAAACCGCCCGAATTTGAGGTAATAGCAGGGACTTTACAAGCCATAGCCTCTAACGCAGCCAGACCAAAGCTTTCAGAATCTGAAGGCATCAGAAACAGATCGGAAACCGACAGGATCTCTTCAACTGCATCCTGCTTGCCCAAAAAGCGTACATGCTCGCAGATGCCAAGTGATCTGCACAACTGCTCGTCGTATGCACGCTCTGGCCCGTCTCCTACCATAAGTAATTTAGATGGAATCTTTTCCTGAATTTTCTGAAAAATCCTGATCACATCTGCAGTACGTTTTACTTTCCTGAAATTAGACGTATGGATCAATATCCTTTCATTATTTGGTGCAATTGCCTTTTTGAAGTGATCTTTAGGTTTCAGACTAAAACGCGAGAAGTCGATAAAGTTGGGGATCACCTTTATCTCGTTGGTAATTTCAAAATGATCTTCCGTATCCTTCTTTAAGCTTTCGGATACGGTAGTTACACCGTCTGACTTATTGATAGAAAAAGTGACTACCGGTTTGTAGGTTGGATCCTTTCCTACCAGTGTAATGTCGGTACCATGCAAAGTAGTTACAAAAGGAATATAAATGCCATAGGTTTCCAGAATCTGCTTGGCCATGAATGCCGCAGAAGCATGTGGAATGGCGTAGTGAACATGCAGAATATCCAGCTTTTCGAAACGTACTACATCTACCAGTTTACTGGCAAGCGCCGATTCGTAAGGAGCATAGTCAAACAGCGGATAATCTCTTACCGATACCTCATGGTAAAAAAGATTGGCAGAAAAGAAGTCGAGACGTGCAGGCTGACTGTATGTGATAAAATGGACCTGATGACCTTCGTCGGCAAGCGCCTTACCAAGTTCTGTGGCTACTACACCACTACCACCAAAAGTCGGGTAACAAACAATACCTATTTTCATTAAAAACAATTTAGTTTTATGAAAGATCCTGAGCATATGTAATGCATTCGCGAGGCCAATGCTCAGGATGGTTTCATTGAAATTATTTAACGCTGCAAAGTACAGTACTTAAACTGATCTTTGTGTTAAACAATTGCAATTATTTAACTAACTCTTCATTTCTTGTTGAATAACCAAATACATTTCATTTGGTCGTTGCGTGCCAATGTAATATTCTAACCCATCGCGGTCTGTCAGCACAATAGCATCCTTCCCTGAAGAGTAAAAACGGATACTTCCCCGACGATGCAGATTATACACCGGATTATTGAATAAGTAGTTGCTATAAGTGTCTTTTCGCACTTTTATAATGGAGTTCAGGTCGATCTCTACTTTTTTGGCCGACCACAATCCGTCGATGATAATCTTTTTCTGATCGATGGTTGTTTTATATTGAATAAGAAACAGCAATATGATAGATACCCCAATGATACCAAAGCCTACAACAAGAAACAGATCCTGTGTATTGTCGCGATCCCTTTCATAAACATAGGCTGCAAAGCAAAATGCCGCCATTACCAATCTGATACAAATTCTGATGTAGTCGCGGCCAATGTACTGTTTTTCAAAAAAAGCGAATCTGTTTCCCATGTGTGTGTATATTTCAATAAAGTTAGTGCTTTTTTTATTAGCACATGCTCCTTTTTATGGTTATGAAGGTATCATGACTGTCTTACCTTCAGGTAGAACATAGATCCTGTAATTCAAAAATTGTTACACGCGTGGTTGCTTCTGTCAGTTTATACCTATTGTCCTGTCGTAAGCCCGCAAGCCAGATAATTTCGCCATTTCCATTTAACAGCACCGGCACGCGCTCCTTCTCGTTCAAAGGAAGCTTTTCATCAATAAAAAAATCGCTTAGCTTTTTATAGCCATTCATTCCAATAGGCTTAAACTTATCTCCATGTTGCCAGCTTCTCAGTACCAGTGGAAAAATGAGTTTATCTGTATCTACAAATGCCTTATTTAACGTTTTGTCAAACTCCAGATGAGGAGAAGAGACCATTAGCAACCTTTTGTCCAAAAATTCAGTAGCAAAGTCATGCGTATGGATAAGCACATGCTGCAAAAGGGCTTCACTGCCGGTAAGTTCATCAATGATCAGATTCTTCCTGTCGACCACCAGCCGGTGGGTATTGCTAAAAAAGGCGGTGCCACTTTGTTTCTCCAGGCTATCTAACAGGTCAGCAACTACCATTTCTGAAAAACCAAAAGGGCGCAACAATTCAAAAAGCAATAGCTGCGATGGGTTTAATGCTTTTACCGCCGCAATAGGAAGGTAAAATTTACCTTGTTTTTCTGTTAAAAGCTGTTGTTTTAAGGTCGTCAATACCTGTTGTAAAACGAGTTCAGTTTCCGCAAAACGTTGAATATTGTGTTGAAAGGTCTCTTCCAAATTCGGATTGATCTCTTTCAGATGTGGAATAACATTTAGCCTTATTTTGTTACGGGCATACTTGGTACTGCTGTTGGAACTGTCTTCAACAAAATCAATAGCCTGCTTTCTAACCAGTGTGGCAATTTCCGCGGCCGAAAGAAATAACAAAGGTCTGATCAGTCGACCTCTTTTTGGCAAAATACCATGCAAGCCTGCTATTCCTGTTCCTCTGGTCAGATTCAGCAGAACGGTCTCCATGGCGTCGTCCTGATGCTGCGCCAGGGCAATCGCCTCATACCCTCCAGCTGCACGGATCTCTTCAAACCATTGATAACGGAGTGTTCTTGCGGCCATTTGGGTCGACACTTTTTGTGCTTCGGCAAAATCGGCTGTTTTAAAGTGTATAACATGGAAGGGTACTTCCAGTGTGGCAGCCAGCATTTTCACAAAAGTTTCATCCCTTTGCGATTCATCGGCCCTCAAATTAAAATTACAATGCGCTATACCAAAATCAAATCCCGAGAGTTTAAATAAATGTGCCATTAAAACCGAGTCCTTGCCACCGCTTACAGCCAGCAGAACCTTATCTTTTGCATCGAAAAGGGAATGTTTACTAACGAAGGCTTTAAAATTCTGCAAGGCTAACATGGTTTCAAAAATAATGAATAAAAATGCAGGATGACCGCATAACCTTTAAAAAAACAAATTATAAACCTAACTTTGTAACGTGCAGATATTACGCTATTTCCTGTTATTATTATTATTATTCTCCGGTTCGGCACTTGCCCAACAGAAGACAAAGATCATTGTTAGAAGTTGGGAAGCCAGTAACGTTGATGCAAAAAAAAACATTTCCTATTTGAGAAGGCCCGTTTTCGTGCATGAAAATTCGACCCTCACCTGCGATAGTGCCGTTCTTTATGTCAACGAGAATGTTTTTGATGCGTTTAGAAATGTGCATATCAATCAAGGTGATACCATCAACATTTATTCTGACCGCTTAAATTACAATGGTAATACCAAAGTTGCGCATTTGACAGACAATGTGAAAATGATAGACAGGGAGTCGACTCTAACTACTAATATCCTGGATTATAACATGGCCAGTAAGATTGGCACCTATATCAACGGAGGAAAAGTTGTAACCAAAGATGTTACACTCACGAGTAAAAATGGTTATTATTTTTCCAACAGTCGTGATGCCTATTTCCGTTACAATGTAGTGGTGGTTAGCCCCGAAAGCGTAATTAAATCGGATACCCTACGTTACAACACCTTAACCAACTGGACCTATTTTTACGGGCCAACTAATATAAAAGGCAAAGACGACAACCTTTATACTGAAAACGGGGCCTACAATACAAAAACTCAAAAAGCGTATTTTGGCAAGAAGAACCTTTACACCATGGGTTCTAAATCACTTAAGGGCGACAGTTTATATTATGATGGGATAGCTGGCTACGGAAAGGCAGTAAGAAACATTGTCTTTAAAGACACCACAGATAAAACCGTGATGTATGGACAATTGGGCTTTTACTACAAAAAGGACGAAAAAACGCTGGTTACCAAAAATCCCTATGTAGGATTGGGTACTGCGGATTCGATAATGGTAAACAAGAAACTGCAACCCGATAGCCTTTGGATGGGTGCCGATACCCTGGAAACCCAAATGGTGCTAAAAAAGACACTAACTCTGATCTCTTCTCCAGTGATAAAAAAGGACAATGAGCTTGGAGAAGAAGAAAAAGACGAGAAAAAAGTTGGGGATTCAAAAGCCAAAGCAGCTATAACAGACGAAAAAACATCCGTAAAAAAACCAAGCCGGCAAGATAAAAAGAATGCAAAGACTGGAAAAGAGGAGGCAAAGCCTCAATTGGTTAACGACAAAATAAATGCAGTAAAAGATAGCACCTTAAAAGACAGCCTATCTGTCCTTAAAAAGGGAGTCCCCATACTAAAAGACTCATTATTGCAGGTCAAAGCCAACTCGCTGGTCAAAAGCGAAAAAGTAGCAAAGGACAGCCTTTCTAAAGTATTAAAAACTGCCGTACCCACAAAAGGAAAAACCACAGTTAAAGATTCTATACCTTTTAACCCCGAAGATACAGTAAGGACCAGGATCATCAAAGCTTACCATAATGTAAGGGTATATAAAGCCAATATGCAGGCTACAGCCGATTCTTTGTTCTATACCAGCGCCGACTCGACCTTGCGTTGGTACAGTAATCCCATTTTATGGTCAGAAGGCTCGCAACAAACCGGCGACACCATTTATCTGCAATTAAAAAACAAGAAACTTCGGACTCTGCAGGTTCTGCAAAATGCTTTCCTTGTAAATGTAAATGCCGATTCTGCCAGATACAACCAAATAAAAGGCAGGCTCATCACCGCGTTTTTTGAAGAAGGGAAATTGCAGAATATGTTTGTGGACGGTAATGCGGAGAGTATTTACTTTAATCAAAATGAGAAAAAGGTTTATACAGATATGAACCAGACGGTGAGCAGCCGTATTAAAATTCTGTTTAAGAACAAAGAGATCACAAGAATTGTAACCATCAGAGAACCCGAGGGAGTTAGAACACCAGTACCGGAATTGAAAGAGGACGTTTTTCTGACAGGCTTTATCTGGAAACCCGAGTACCGCCCGCTTTCTAAAAAGGAAGTCATCAACGGAAAACCTAAGGCAAAAGCGCCTGCAAAAAAAGGGAATCAGCCTGCAGCAAAGAAAACAAATGAGCCGGTGAAGAAAGGTACCACAATAAAGGATGCTAAAACTCCTACAGGAAAACCAGCCGCGGCCACTAAAGAAACTGCCGATTCGACTTTAAAAAGTACACCGGTACTGAAAGACAAAACAAATACAACACCTGCTCAAAAAGACAGCACTACACTTAGTCCTCCAGCAAAAAAGGAGCCTGTACTAAAAAAGGAAGTGGAACCTAAAGCTTCACCGGTTAAAGAAGTAAAAACAGATACCGTTAAGACTGCGCCTTTAAAAAAGTAATCAGCTTGTTCATGGCCAGAGCGCGATGGCTAATGCGGTTTTTCTCCTCCATACTCATTTCCGCAAAAGTATGGGCATAACCCGTAGGCTCAAAAATCGGATCATAACCGAAGCCCTGCGTACCTACAGGTTGGGTTCTGATCAATCCATTGATGACGCCTTCAAACAAAAACACCTCGCCCGAGCGGATTAATGAAATGACCGTTCTGAAACGGGCCTTTCGGTTATTCTGGCCTTCCATTTTACGAAGTACCAGGTTTAAATTCTGCAGATCGTTTTTTTGTCCCGAATACCTGGCAGAAAAAATGCCGGGTTCCTGGTTCAGGGCCTCTATTTCCAAACCGCTGTCATCAGCAAAACAATCCAACTGAAAGTGATCGGCAACATACTTACTTTTTATGGTGGCATTTTCGGCAAAAGTATCCCCGGTTTCGGGGATATCAGTTGTACAACCAATATCGGTAAGGTTTAAAACTTTATATTGATCGGACAGCAGGTTGCGCACCTCCTGTGTTTTATGTTGATTATTAGTTGCAAATACAAGCTCTCTCATGTTATAATCCAAGGTTTTGAAGGCATGCCCACAGGGCCTTTTTTCCTGCCGGGTTCTGATCCAATGTTCTAAGTTCAGCCGAAAAAATCATCCGAACGGCTCCCTGCTGTACTATGGTATGTTCAGGGTGTCCGCCCAAGGCCAGTTGCGCGGGAGTTACGCCAAATGCAAAAATCAGGCTACTGGAAAAATAGCTTTGCAACTGATTAAAATCAGCTTGTTTATACCTGGCATAGTTTAACAAAGCAAAATCATTGGCGCTAAGATTTACCGATTTTACAATTTTACGCAGCAGTTCACGTCCCATTTCGTCGCTTACCTCGTGTTGTTCATCATTCACCAGAATAAGGATGTTGCGCTTATTATTGCCCAAAAATTTAAATTCAACAGCCTCATCAGGAGATGCAACGACATTTTCTTTAACCTTAACAGCAGGTTCCGATTTGCTTACAGGAGCCGGCTCATCCAATTGAAAACCAGATTCTTTAACCAGATAAACATCATCGGTAAAAAAGAAATTCAAGGCTGCTCCGCTGGTGGTTAACTGGTTTTCATTCATGGTAATTTTACTGGGAATATTTTTTCTGTTAAAATTAGTTAAATATCTTATTATAGTGCCTTTATTTATTACTTTTATGCCTTAAAAATATACACCGTATAACTTTTGTGAGAAAAGCTTATTGCATTATTATTTTATGTCTTTTTGTTATAACTGCATTTTCGCAAAATGTAGCCACCATTAATGGGAAGCCCATAACTAATAAAGAATTTATGTGGTTTTACAAAAAGAACCACACAGGCAATGCCAGCGTATCTGCTAAAGATCTGGAAACTTACCTGAACCAGTACATCAACTTTAAGCTTAAAGTTTTGGATGCGAAGGAAATGGGTCTAGATACAGACACCGCTTATATTGCAGAGGTAAAAAATTACGAGATGGCTCTGGAAGCACAAAAAAGAGCTGCAAAAAACAGTCAGGTGTATGCAATGATTATGAACGAATACAAAGACGCAGCCCTGATGTTCAACGTGTCGGAGATAAAAATCTGGAATAAAGCCAAAGATGATCAGGAGCAATTGGAAAAGGACTGGATTGAGGCGCTAAGAAAAAAACATACGGTAAAAATTAACCAGAATGAAGTAAAGAAACTGGCAAAGTTGTAAGTAAACTAGCCAATAGCTATTGAGAATATTAAATTTGCAAAAGGAATACAATTGAACAAACATATAATGAAGAAATTTTTAGTGATTGCAAGCGGATTAATCTGTTTGTTTTTAAATACTCAGGCACAAAAAAAGAATATAGATAAAGTAGTTGCTGTGTTGGGAAGCAACATTATTCTGCTTTCTGATTTAAACCAGCAATATGCTCAGTTCCTAAATTCCGGAAATACGGATGACCCTAAAGTAAAATGTTATATTTTACAACAGATGTTGGCCCAGAAACTACTGAAGCAACAGGCCGAGATTGACTCGGTGGTGGTAGAGGAATCGCAGATAGATGAAGAAGTAGAAAAACGTATGCGTTACCAGATTCAAAGAGCTGGCGGACAAGAGCGTTTGGAGCAGTTCCTAAACCGCTCGGTGCTACAATACAAAGACGAGATCAGACCAGACATCAAAGAGCAGCTGATTTCAAATAAAATGCAACAAAAGATTACCCAGGATGTAAGCATTACGCCGTTAGAGGTTAAAAAATATTTTGATGGCTATAAAAAAGACAGTTTACCTGATATCCCTACAGAATTTGAAATTGGTGAAATTGTGATGTATCCTAAATTAACCAAGGCTGAGAAACAAAAATACCATGATAAGATTGATGCTTTACGCCTACGGATAAAAAGCGGTGAAGATTTTGCCTTTCTTGCAAAATCATATTCAGAAGATCCGGGATCAGCTCCTGATGGTGGAGATCTGGGCTTTTTTGACCGTACCAGAATGGTAAAAGAATTTACAGCGCAAGCATTTAAACTAAAAGCCGGAGAGATTTCTCCTGTTTTTGAAACAGAACATGGTTTTCATATTTTACAGGTAATTGAGCGTCGTGGTGAGCAGGTACAGGCACGCCATATCCTTATTCGCCCACAAAATACCCCGGCCAGTCTGGATCGCGTGAAACTCAAAGCCGACACCATTTATCAGAACCTGGTGAGTAAAAAAATCCCTTTTTCGTTTGCGGCTTCGCAGTACTCAGATAACAAAGAATCTCAATACAATGGGGGTATGATGCTGTATGCAGATAATGTTACCGCCAGAACAACTTTTATCCCTGCCGATAAACTTGACCCTAAAGTATTTCTTATTGTAGATACAATGAAAGTTGGCGAGATCTCTACCCCTACTTTGTTTACAGATCAAAGTGGTAAGGATGGCTATAAAATTCTTTACCTGAAATCTAAAATTCCGCCTCATAAAGGAAACCTGGAGCAGGATTATGCTAAATTCAAAGAAAAGGCCCAGCAGGAAAAAACGGATAAGATTTTGAGTGAATGGTTTCAAAAAAGAAGAGAGAATACTTATATCCGTATCGACGAAGATTATGATGACTGTGATGAGTTAAAAATCTGGTCGGCGAAATCCGCAAAAAAATAAGCGATTATGCAGTTTGACAATGACATTAAGGCTGTTGATGCCCTGCATCAATCCTATGAGAGCATTAAGGCTGAGATAGGAAAAGTAGTAATTGGACAGGACGAAATTATTAAATCCGTACTGATTGCTATTTTTAGTAATGGACATTGTTTATTGGTTGGTGTACCGGGACTGGCTAAAACGCTGCTGGTGCAAACTGTTGCCAATGTACTGGATCTTAACTTTAACCGGATCCAGTTTACCCCCGACCTAATGCCCAGCGACATCATTGGTGCCGAGATATTGGGAGAAGACAGGAATTTTAAATTTATTCACGGCCCGATATTCTCCAATATCATTCTGGCAGATGAGATCAACAGGACTCCTCCAAAAACACAGGCGGCCCTGTTGGAAGCTATGCAGGAAAAAGCGGTTACTGCTGCTGGATTAAGACATGTACTTCCCAATCCATTCTTTGTATTGGCTACACAGAATCCGATTGAACAGGAAGGTACCTATCCCCTACCTGAAGCACAGCTAGACCGGTTTATGTTCAATGTTCAGCTCGGCTATCCTTCATTTGAAGATGAACTGACCATTGTTAAAAATACAACCAGCAATCAGGAAGTTCAGTTAAACAAAATCATTACTGCCAGCCAGATTCAATATTTTCAGAAATTGGTAAGGAATATCCCCGTAACGGACAACGTAGTGGAATATGCAGTAAAGCTGGTGAGCAAAACACGTCCTCATACGGCTTTGGCTACAGAAGAAGTAAACAAATATATCAACTGGGGAGCTGGTCCAAGGGCATCACAATTTCTAATTATAGGTGCCAAATGTCATGCAGCCATTACCGGAAAATATGCTCCTGATATTGAAGATGTGCAAGCCGTTGCCGAAGCCATTCTTCGTCACCGCATTGTTCGTAATTATCGTGCCGAAGCTGAAGGGTTATCGATAGAAAATATTATCAAAAACCTCTACTAACCGTCTTTATTGCTCCTGCATCACTCGGGTATACTGATTGGGATAATCTGTAATCAGTCCATCCACGCCAAGATTAATCAGATATTTCATGTCTCTGGCTGTATTTACAGTCCAGGGTGTAATCTTTACCCCTGCAGCATGGCACTTGTCGACTAAACCTTTTCCTACCAGCACATAGTACGGACTATAATAAGTAGGCGTAAAGCCCAGGGCTTGTATACTTTCTTCAAAATCCTGTTTCTCATCTATCATCAATGAGGTTTTTATAGATGGAAAATATTCGTGCAGGTATTGCAAGGGACGCATATCCAGCGATTGGATGACAACACGTTTACCAAGCTTCCTTTCGTTTACAATTTCCATAATCTTTTCAATAAACACCGTAGCATCGGGCTGAAATACTCCATCCCCTTTCCTGATCAGCGAAGTTTCTATATTATAAATGGGCTTTTCGAGCTTATTTTGCTTTACGTAGGCTTCTATAGAATCTATCGTTTCGGCCAGCAGTGGTTTATAAACTTTCATTTTCATTTGCCCGGGGAAACGGGTATGAAGCTTGGTCCCCACATCAAACTTACGGATCTCTTCATAGTCCATTTCAAACATATTATACTTCTTCTCATCTTTGAAGGTGATCGGTTTGCCATCAGGCCGGGTGCTGATCTCGTTATTAAAATAAGGTTCATGAGAAAGCACTACTTCACCATCTTTAGAAATAACAACGCCCATGTTGAGCACATTGACATCCAGATCAAGCGCCTTAATCATTCCGGGAATGGTATTTTCGGGCATGATGCCTCTTGCCCCCTGGTGTCCTATCAGCATAAATTTTTGAGCAGAGGCCTGCACAGTCAGGGCCAGGAGGGTAATCAGTAGTATTTTCTTCATTAATTATAAATAACGGCTTAAAATAAGGATTTATTGGACGCAAACAAAAAACAAACTATGTTTGCAATACATTCAATGAGATCTATTTAAGCGCATGCCCTCTTTTGTCAGCAGACTTTTTGTACTTATTATGCTGCTTCTGGCGAACCTTAACGGTTCGGCCCAACAAATGGTTATACCTTGGTTTATCAGTTCCTGGAGTCTTTCAGATACCTCTCAAACACATGCGGCCGAACGTTGTTACGATTACCTGAAATCGCCCTCCGGGAAATTAAATTACAAGCGGGATGTAGCGACGCTTTATCAATACCTCCAAAATCACCCCGACAAGAGACTACAAGCCCGCACCATCATGTACGAAATTCTGGGAAAAACAGAATTTAAATACCCTATGGTAAAAACTGATACCCTGAACATACAAAAGGCTGTCCAAATTGCCCATGAACTGAATGATGACCAACTCAGGGCAGAAATTTATGCACTACAGGGGCAAATGAACCTGAAAAATGATTACCTTTTGTACAATCTCAAAGCACTCGAATTACAGAAAAAAATAGGTTTTAATCACTTTTCTTATGTACACAATCGTTTTTTCAGTATCAGTCATGCATTATACAGAACTACGGATTTCAGGCAAAGTATAAATTATGGCATAAAGTGTCTGGCTTTAAAAGATACAGAGATAAACAGGTGGGACCCCAGAGTTTATATTTTCCAATTGGATATTATTGGGGCCTCCTATAAAAAGCTGGGCATAAATGACAGCACGATATACTATTATCAAAAAATTCTGGATACACTTTATTCAAAACCCGATAAGGCACTTCAGATTCAACAACTTTGGACTGCCATAGCAAAAGGTAATATCGGTTATGTACTGGCAAAGGAACGCAAATATGAA
Encoded proteins:
- the bshA gene encoding N-acetyl-alpha-D-glucosaminyl L-malate synthase BshA, producing MKIGIVCYPTFGGSGVVATELGKALADEGHQVHFITYSQPARLDFFSANLFYHEVSVRDYPLFDYAPYESALASKLVDVVRFEKLDILHVHYAIPHASAAFMAKQILETYGIYIPFVTTLHGTDITLVGKDPTYKPVVTFSINKSDGVTTVSESLKKDTEDHFEITNEIKVIPNFIDFSRFSLKPKDHFKKAIAPNNERILIHTSNFRKVKRTADVIRIFQKIQEKIPSKLLMVGDGPERAYDEQLCRSLGICEHVRFLGKQDAVEEILSVSDLFLMPSDSESFGLAALEAMACKVPAITSNSGGLPELNVDGFSGFMSNVGDVEDMANKAIHILQSDEVLQQFKENAFARAKDFDLKKILPDYVNYYNKVIAEAHKLYGT
- the tilS gene encoding tRNA lysidine(34) synthetase TilS; the encoded protein is MLALQNFKAFVSKHSLFDAKDKVLLAVSGGKDSVLMAHLFKLSGFDFGIAHCNFNLRADESQRDETFVKMLAATLEVPFHVIHFKTADFAEAQKVSTQMAARTLRYQWFEEIRAAGGYEAIALAQHQDDAMETVLLNLTRGTGIAGLHGILPKRGRLIRPLLFLSAAEIATLVRKQAIDFVEDSSNSSTKYARNKIRLNVIPHLKEINPNLEETFQHNIQRFAETELVLQQVLTTLKQQLLTEKQGKFYLPIAAVKALNPSQLLLFELLRPFGFSEMVVADLLDSLEKQSGTAFFSNTHRLVVDRKNLIIDELTGSEALLQHVLIHTHDFATEFLDKRLLMVSSPHLEFDKTLNKAFVDTDKLIFPLVLRSWQHGDKFKPIGMNGYKKLSDFFIDEKLPLNEKERVPVLLNGNGEIIWLAGLRQDNRYKLTEATTRVTIFELQDLCST
- a CDS encoding OstA-like protein, whose product is MQILRYFLLLLLLFSGSALAQQKTKIIVRSWEASNVDAKKNISYLRRPVFVHENSTLTCDSAVLYVNENVFDAFRNVHINQGDTINIYSDRLNYNGNTKVAHLTDNVKMIDRESTLTTNILDYNMASKIGTYINGGKVVTKDVTLTSKNGYYFSNSRDAYFRYNVVVVSPESVIKSDTLRYNTLTNWTYFYGPTNIKGKDDNLYTENGAYNTKTQKAYFGKKNLYTMGSKSLKGDSLYYDGIAGYGKAVRNIVFKDTTDKTVMYGQLGFYYKKDEKTLVTKNPYVGLGTADSIMVNKKLQPDSLWMGADTLETQMVLKKTLTLISSPVIKKDNELGEEEKDEKKVGDSKAKAAITDEKTSVKKPSRQDKKNAKTGKEEAKPQLVNDKINAVKDSTLKDSLSVLKKGVPILKDSLLQVKANSLVKSEKVAKDSLSKVLKTAVPTKGKTTVKDSIPFNPEDTVRTRIIKAYHNVRVYKANMQATADSLFYTSADSTLRWYSNPILWSEGSQQTGDTIYLQLKNKKLRTLQVLQNAFLVNVNADSARYNQIKGRLITAFFEEGKLQNMFVDGNAESIYFNQNEKKVYTDMNQTVSSRIKILFKNKEITRIVTIREPEGVRTPVPELKEDVFLTGFIWKPEYRPLSKKEVINGKPKAKAPAKKGNQPAAKKTNEPVKKGTTIKDAKTPTGKPAAATKETADSTLKSTPVLKDKTNTTPAQKDSTTLSPPAKKEPVLKKEVEPKASPVKEVKTDTVKTAPLKK
- the rdgB gene encoding RdgB/HAM1 family non-canonical purine NTP pyrophosphatase, with product MRELVFATNNQHKTQEVRNLLSDQYKVLNLTDIGCTTDIPETGDTFAENATIKSKYVADHFQLDCFADDSGLEIEALNQEPGIFSARYSGQKNDLQNLNLVLRKMEGQNNRKARFRTVISLIRSGEVFLFEGVINGLIRTQPVGTQGFGYDPIFEPTGYAHTFAEMSMEEKNRISHRALAMNKLITFLKAQS
- a CDS encoding DNA polymerase III subunit psi gives rise to the protein MNENQLTTSGAALNFFFTDDVYLVKESGFQLDEPAPVSKSEPAVKVKENVVASPDEAVEFKFLGNNKRNILILVNDEQHEVSDEMGRELLRKIVKSVNLSANDFALLNYARYKQADFNQLQSYFSSSLIFAFGVTPAQLALGGHPEHTIVQQGAVRMIFSAELRTLDQNPAGKKALWACLQNLGL
- a CDS encoding peptidylprolyl isomerase; amino-acid sequence: MKKFLVIASGLICLFLNTQAQKKNIDKVVAVLGSNIILLSDLNQQYAQFLNSGNTDDPKVKCYILQQMLAQKLLKQQAEIDSVVVEESQIDEEVEKRMRYQIQRAGGQERLEQFLNRSVLQYKDEIRPDIKEQLISNKMQQKITQDVSITPLEVKKYFDGYKKDSLPDIPTEFEIGEIVMYPKLTKAEKQKYHDKIDALRLRIKSGEDFAFLAKSYSEDPGSAPDGGDLGFFDRTRMVKEFTAQAFKLKAGEISPVFETEHGFHILQVIERRGEQVQARHILIRPQNTPASLDRVKLKADTIYQNLVSKKIPFSFAASQYSDNKESQYNGGMMLYADNVTARTTFIPADKLDPKVFLIVDTMKVGEISTPTLFTDQSGKDGYKILYLKSKIPPHKGNLEQDYAKFKEKAQQEKTDKILSEWFQKRRENTYIRIDEDYDDCDELKIWSAKSAKK
- a CDS encoding MoxR family ATPase codes for the protein MQFDNDIKAVDALHQSYESIKAEIGKVVIGQDEIIKSVLIAIFSNGHCLLVGVPGLAKTLLVQTVANVLDLNFNRIQFTPDLMPSDIIGAEILGEDRNFKFIHGPIFSNIILADEINRTPPKTQAALLEAMQEKAVTAAGLRHVLPNPFFVLATQNPIEQEGTYPLPEAQLDRFMFNVQLGYPSFEDELTIVKNTTSNQEVQLNKIITASQIQYFQKLVRNIPVTDNVVEYAVKLVSKTRPHTALATEEVNKYINWGAGPRASQFLIIGAKCHAAITGKYAPDIEDVQAVAEAILRHRIVRNYRAEAEGLSIENIIKNLY
- a CDS encoding glycerophosphodiester phosphodiesterase family protein, with amino-acid sequence MKKILLITLLALTVQASAQKFMLIGHQGARGIMPENTIPGMIKALDLDVNVLNMGVVISKDGEVVLSHEPYFNNEISTRPDGKPITFKDEKKYNMFEMDYEEIRKFDVGTKLHTRFPGQMKMKVYKPLLAETIDSIEAYVKQNKLEKPIYNIETSLIRKGDGVFQPDATVFIEKIMEIVNERKLGKRVVIQSLDMRPLQYLHEYFPSIKTSLMIDEKQDFEESIQALGFTPTYYSPYYVLVGKGLVDKCHAAGVKITPWTVNTARDMKYLINLGVDGLITDYPNQYTRVMQEQ